In Spea bombifrons isolate aSpeBom1 chromosome 12, aSpeBom1.2.pri, whole genome shotgun sequence, the following proteins share a genomic window:
- the LOC128470652 gene encoding cornifelin homolog B-like, whose product MSYPVEMQPTEVKGFTPSSSQWSSDVMDCCEDTSICLCGGFVPCILACRIAKDYGECCCLPCLFGTTVAMRTGMRERYHIPGSICNDCVCLTFCSPCTLCQMARELKARQ is encoded by the exons ATGTCTTACCCAGTCGAAATGCAGCCTACGGAGGTAAAGGGATTTACCCCCTCTAGCAGCCAGTGGAGTTCTGATGTCATGGACTGTTGTGAAGACACAAGTATCT GTCTATGTGGGGGATTTGTCCCTTGTATTTTGGCTTGCAGGATAGCCAAGGACTACGGAGAgtgctgctgcctgccttgcCTATTCGGCACAACGGTCGCCATGCGCACAGGCATGCGAGAGCGATATCACATCCCG GGCAGTATCTGTAACGATTGCGTATGCCTCACATTTTGTAGCCCCTGCACTTTGTGTCAGATGGCTCGTGAGCTGAAAGCCAGACAGTGA